The Brasilonema sennae CENA114 genome includes a region encoding these proteins:
- the lepA gene encoding translation elongation factor 4, whose amino-acid sequence MTDVPAARIRNFCIIAHIDHGKSTLADRLLQVTGTVDQREMKEQFLDNMDLERERGITIKLQAARMNYKAKDGQEYVLNLIDTPGHVDFSYEVSRSLAACEGALLVVDASQGVEAQTLANVYLALEHNLEIIPVLNKIDLPGAEPNRVIGEIEEIIGLDCSNAILASAKEGIGVGDILEAVVERIPPPRNTVSDRLRALIFDSYYDSYRGVIVYFRVMDGTVKKGDRVYLLASDKEYEIDELGVLSPTQKQVEELHAGEVGYLAAAIKAVADARVGDTITLSNAKAAEPLPGYTEANPMVFCGMFPIDADQFEDLREALDKLRLNDAALHFEPETSSAMGFGFRCGFLGLLHMEIVQERLEREYNLDLIITAPSVVYKVHTLKGEEVYIDNPSHLPSPNEREKIEEPYVQVDMITPEGYVGTLMELAQNRRGIFKDMKYLTQGRTTLTYELPLAEVVTDFFDQMKSRSRGYASMEYHLIGYRENPLVKLDILINGDPVDSLAMIVHRDKAYNVGRSMAEKLKELIPRHQFKVPIQASIGSKVIASEHIPALRKDVLAKCYGGDISRKKKLLQKQAKGKKRMKSVGTVDVPQEAFMAVLRLDQQ is encoded by the coding sequence ATGACTGATGTACCTGCAGCTCGTATTCGGAATTTTTGTATTATAGCTCACATTGATCACGGAAAATCTACCCTAGCAGACCGCTTGCTGCAAGTGACAGGCACTGTAGATCAGCGGGAGATGAAAGAACAGTTTCTCGACAACATGGATTTGGAACGGGAGCGCGGCATTACAATTAAGCTGCAAGCTGCCCGAATGAATTACAAGGCAAAGGATGGTCAGGAGTATGTACTTAATTTAATTGATACTCCTGGACATGTAGATTTTTCGTATGAAGTATCTCGCAGTCTTGCTGCTTGCGAAGGTGCGCTGTTGGTAGTGGATGCTTCCCAGGGAGTGGAAGCTCAAACCCTGGCAAATGTTTACTTAGCCTTAGAGCATAACTTGGAAATTATCCCGGTTTTAAACAAAATCGACTTACCAGGAGCAGAACCAAACCGAGTCATCGGGGAAATTGAAGAAATTATCGGTTTAGATTGTAGTAATGCAATTCTTGCCTCTGCCAAAGAGGGAATTGGTGTTGGTGATATTTTAGAGGCAGTTGTTGAGCGGATACCACCGCCACGAAATACGGTGAGCGATCGCCTACGCGCATTGATTTTTGATAGCTATTACGACAGTTACCGGGGAGTGATAGTTTATTTCCGGGTGATGGATGGCACAGTGAAGAAGGGCGATCGCGTTTATCTGTTGGCTTCTGACAAGGAATACGAAATTGATGAGTTAGGAGTGCTTTCTCCCACCCAAAAGCAGGTTGAAGAACTCCACGCTGGAGAAGTCGGTTATTTAGCTGCTGCAATCAAAGCTGTGGCTGATGCACGGGTGGGAGATACAATAACATTATCTAACGCTAAAGCTGCTGAACCATTACCTGGTTATACAGAAGCTAATCCAATGGTCTTCTGTGGAATGTTCCCCATTGATGCTGATCAATTTGAAGACTTACGCGAAGCTTTGGATAAGCTAAGACTCAACGATGCAGCACTGCACTTTGAACCAGAAACTTCTAGCGCGATGGGTTTTGGTTTCCGCTGTGGCTTCTTAGGCTTGTTGCATATGGAAATTGTCCAAGAACGCCTAGAGCGAGAGTATAACCTCGACTTAATAATTACAGCTCCTTCTGTGGTTTACAAGGTGCACACTCTCAAGGGTGAAGAGGTGTACATCGACAACCCCAGTCACCTACCCTCTCCCAACGAACGGGAAAAAATCGAAGAACCCTACGTCCAAGTGGATATGATTACACCAGAAGGTTACGTCGGCACTTTGATGGAGTTGGCGCAAAATCGACGTGGTATCTTCAAAGATATGAAGTATCTCACCCAAGGACGTACTACACTCACTTACGAGTTGCCCTTGGCAGAAGTTGTTACAGACTTCTTTGATCAAATGAAGTCGCGTTCTCGGGGATATGCCAGCATGGAATATCACCTGATTGGCTACCGGGAAAATCCCCTCGTCAAGCTCGATATTTTAATTAATGGCGATCCTGTGGATTCTTTGGCGATGATTGTCCACAGAGATAAAGCATACAACGTTGGGCGCTCAATGGCAGAAAAACTTAAAGAATTGATTCCTCGCCATCAATTCAAAGTCCCAATTCAAGCATCGATTGGCAGTAAAGTTATCGCTAGTGAACATATTCCGGCATTGCGCAAAGACGTGCTTGCTAAATGCTACGGTGGTGACATTAGCCGGAAGAAGAAACTCTTGCAGAAGCAAGCCAAAGGTAAAAAGCGGATGAAATCTGTGGGTACGGTGGATGTTCCGCAGGAAGCTTTTATGGCAGTACTGCGTTTGGATCAGCAGTAA